DNA from Kitasatospora herbaricolor:
TGGTGGACCAGCTGTCGGCGTTCGCCGTCGAGGTGACCCGGGTGGCCCGCGAGGTGGGCACCGACGGCATCCTGGGCGGCCAGGCCGGGGTGCCGGGCGTCGCGGGCATCTGGAAGGACCTGACCGACAACGTCAACCTGATGGCGAACAACCTGACCGGGCAGGTCCGCAACATCGCCCTGGTCATCACTGCGGTGGCCCGCGGCGACCTGTCGCAGAAGATCGACGTGGACGCCCGGGGCGAGATCCTGGAGCTCAAGACCAGCATCAACACCATGGTCGACCAGCTCGGCTCGTTCGCGGCCGAGGTGACCCGGGTGGCCCGCGAGGTGGGCACCGACGGCATCCTGGGCGGCCAGGCCCGGGTGCCGGGCGTGGACGGCACCTGGCAGGACCTCACCGAGTCGGTGAACGAGCTCGCCAACAACCTGACCCGGCAGGTGCGCGCGATCGCCCAGGTCGCCACCGCCGTGACCAGGGGCGACCTGTCGCTGCGGATCGACGTGGACGCCTCGGGCGAGCTCGACGAGCTCAAGGACAACATCAACCAGATGATCGCCAACCTGCGGGAGACCACCCGGACCAACCAGGAGCAGGACTGGCTGAAGACCAACCTGGCGAGGGTCACCGGTCTGCTGCAGGGCCGCCGGGACCTGGAGGCCGTGGCCTCGCTGATCATGACCGAGCTGACGCCGGTGGTCTCCGCGCAGCACGGCGCCTTCTTCCTCGCCCAGCCGGCCGGCCGGACCGCCGAAATGATCACCGAGGACGACGACGAGAACGACACCGTGCTGCGCCTGATCGGCAGCTACGGCTACCAGCGGCGGGCGATGCCGACCACCTTCCGGCCCGGGGAGTCGCTGGTCGGCCAGGCGGCGGTGGAGAAGCGCTCGATCATCCTGAAGGAGGCGCCGCCCGGATACCTCAAGATCGCCTCGGGGCTGGGCGAGGCCTCGCCGGCGCACGTGGTGGTGCTGCCGGTGCTGTTCGAGGGCCGGCTGCTCGGCGTCATCGAACTGGCCACCTTCAGCTCCTTCACCACCGTGGCGCTGGACTTCCTCAACCAGATCGCCGACCTGATCGGCGTCACGGTCAACACCATCAGCGTCAACACCAAGACGGAGGGCCTGCTGCTGGAGTCGCAGCGGCTGACCGCCGAGCTCTCGATGCGCTCCGCCGAGCTGGAGGCCCGTCAGGAGGAGCTGGAGCGCACCAACGAGGAGCTGCAGGAGAAGGCCGAGCAGCTCGCCCAGCAGAACCGCGACATCGAGATCAAGAACAGCGAGATCGAGGAGGCCCGGCAGGTCCTGGAGGAGCGCGCCGAGCAGCTCGCCCTCGCCTCCCGGTACAAGAGCGAGTTCCTGGCGAACATGTCGCACGAGCTGCGCACCCCGCTGAACTCGCTGCTGATCCTGGCCAAGCTGCTGTCCGACAACAACGAGGGCAACCTCTCGCCGAAGCAGGTCGAGTTCGCCGACACCATCCACGGTGCCGGCTCCGACCTGCTCCAGCTGATCAACGACATCCTCGACCTCTCCAAGGTCGAGGCGGGCAAGATGGACGTCCGTCCGGCGAAGATCGCGCTGGTCCAGCTGGTCGACTACGTCGAGGCGGCGTTCCGGCCGCTCACCGTGGACAAGAGCCTGGACTTCGCCGTCCGGGTCTCGCCGGAGCTCCCGGTGACCCTGCACACCGACGAGCAGCGGCTCCAGCAGGTGTTGCGCAACCTGCTCTCCAACGCGGTGAAGTTCACCGACTCCGGCGCCGTCGACCTGTACATCCGCCCGGCCGGCGCCGATGTGCCGCAGCACGTGCGCGAGCAGCTGCTGGAGGCCGGCGCGATCGGCGACCCGGACGAGGAGCTGGTGGCGTTCTCGGTCTCGGACACCGGGATCGGCATCCCCGGCAACAAGCTGAGGGAGATCTTCGAGGCGTTCAAGCAGGCCGACGGCGGCACCAGCCGCAAGTACGGCGGCACCGGCCTCGGGCTCTCCATCAGCCGGGAGATCGCCCGGCTGCTCGGCGGCGAGATCCACGCCGAGAGCGAGCTGGGCCGCGGCTCCACCTTCACCCTCTACCTGCCGCTGCGCAGCGAGGCCCCCGACCCGTCCGTCCACGAGCGCCCGACCGCCCCGGCGGTCCGTGCCTCGGTCGGCGTGACGCCGGTGGGCACACCGGTGCCGGTGGGGGAGAACCCGGCCGAGCACTGGGCCCAGGAGGTGCGGGAGCTGGCGGAGGAGCGTCGCCGGGGCGCCGTCGAGCGCCGCCGGGCGGCCGCCGCCGAGGAGGGCCTCCCGCGGCAGCAGACCGAGCCGGCCGCCCGCCCGGGCGCCGTGGCGCGGCCGGACGGGCGTTTCGACGGCCGGTTCGACGGTGAGCAGGTGCTGATCGTGGACGACGACATCCGCAACGTCTTCGCCCTCACCAGCGTCCTTGAGCAGCACGGCCTGACGGTGCTGTACGCCGAGAACGGCCGGGAGGGCATCGAGGTGCTGGAGCAGCACGAGGACGTGGCGCTGGTGCTGATGGACATCATGATGCCGGAGATGGACGGCTACGCGACCACCGAGGCGATCCGCCGGATGCCCCAGTTCTCGGGCCTGCCGATCATCGCGCTGACCGCGAAGGCGATGAAGGGCGACCGGGAGAAGAGCATCGAGGCCGGTGCCACCGACCACATCACCAAGCCGGTCGAGACGGACCACCTGCTGACCGTGATGCACCACTGGCTGGAGCAGAAGTGAGTGCCGACGCGGGGGCGCCCGGGCCGTGCGGGGCGCCGGCGGGGGAGCCCGGGCGCCGCCCCGCGCCGGTGGCCGTGCCCTTTCGCTGGCGGGGACGGCCGGGAACCCGGTAGGGTCACCGATCGTTGCGAACAGTGACGGAACCGCGACTCAGCGCAGAGGTGCGCCGGAGTGCTGTCCGCCCGGTCGGCGACGCGGTCTCCGGACGGGTCGGCGGGTCGCATTCCACCGGGGCGATGTGGCGGGCGAGGGGGTCGGGCTAGCATGACCGGGGTAATGGTGGGCAGTACCAAGGTGCCGTCCCCTGGGCGGCAGGCGGCAGGAGGGCGGGTCGTGGTGCAGAAGGCGAAGATCCTCCTGGTAGACGACCGACCGGAGAACCTGTTGGCCCTGGAGGCCATCCTCTCCGCGCTCGACCAGACGCTGGTGCGCGCCGCGTCCGGCGAGGAGGCGCTCAAGGCGCTGCTGACCGACGACTTCGCGGTGATCCTGCTCGATGTCCAGATGCCGGGGATGGACGGCTTCGAGACGGCCTCCCACATCAAGCGCCGCGAGCGCACCCGGGACATCCCGATCATCTTCCTCACCGCGATCAACCACGGGCCGCACCACACCTTCCGCGGCTACGCGGCCGGCGCGGTGGACTACATCTCCAAGCCCTTCGACCCGTGGGTGCTGCGCGCGAAGGTGTCGGTCTTCGTCGACCTCTACATGAAGAACTGCCAGCTGAAGGAGCAGGCGGCGCTGTTGCGGCTGCAGCTGGAGGCGGGCGACGCGGCCCGGCCGGCGCTGGGCGGTGCGCTGCTGAGCGAGCTGTCGGCCCGGCTGGCCTCGGTGGAGGAGCAGGCGGAGGCGCTGACCAAGCAGCTGGACGGCGCGGACGACAGCGGCGCCGCCGCCACGGCCGCCCATCTGGAGCGCAAGCTGGCGGGTCTGCGCCGGGCGCTGGAGGCGCTGCGCCCCGGCTCGGACTGAATTCGTCCACCCGGGACCGGCCCACGGCGGCCGGTCCCTCCCGTCGTACGGGCCCGTCCGGTCCGGCTGCCCCGGCACCGGGCGGGCGGGCGCGGGGCCCGGCCGATCCGGCGGGCCGGTTCCGCCGGGCGGGTGAAGCGTGGTCAGCGTGACGGTGTGTCTGCGACACGCGCGCGCCCCGGTGCCCGGGCGCGTGTCCGCAGCCGCGCGCCGCCGGTAGGCTGCTGGCCCATGGCCACTCGTACGCCCGGCAGCGACACTAGCGGCGTGCGCCGCGGGGACATCAGCGGCTCGCGCGGCGGGGCCGCGCGCGGCTCCGGTGCGGGATCGGCCAAGAAGGCGGCGGCGAAGTCGCCGGCCAAGGCACCGGCCGGGAAGGCGGCGGCGAAGAAGGCCGTGCCGGCCAGGAAGGCGGCTGCCAAGCCCGCCGCGGCGCCCGCGCCGGCACCCCCCAGGCCGATACTCTTCCGCGCCGTACGGGCCGTCTGGCTCGGTCTGGCACACAGTGTCGGCGCGCTGTTCCGGGGCTTCGGCGACGGAGCCAAGGGCCTGCACCCGGACCACCGCAAGGACGGCGTGGGGCTGCTGCTGCTGGCGCTCGCCCTGGT
Protein-coding regions in this window:
- a CDS encoding HAMP domain-containing protein, with amino-acid sequence MSSATKDATGTTPSAARGGRSGAAPRGTAGRRPNHARGAEPADLRKLLAALTAMRDGNFKRRLTVPGDGPLAEIAAVFNEVAERNQHLTGELARVRRAVGREGRLSERLETGAGEGAWMAAVDNCNALIDDLARPMAEVGRVLTSIADGDLEQKMELRSVHTNGVSHPLRGEYLRIGRTVNGLVDQLSEFTDEVTRVAIEVGTEGKLGGQARVRSVSGSWKDLADSVNTMAGRLTAQVRNIAEVTTAVAKGDLSRKVTVEVDGEMLQLKNTVNTMVDQLNSFAAQVTRVARDVGTEGRLGGQAQVPGVAGVWRDLTDSVNFMANNLTGQVRNIAQVTTAVARGDLSQKIEVDARGEILELKNTINTMVDQLSGFAEQVTRVARQVGTEGRLGGQAQVPGAAGVWRDLTDNVNFMANNLTDQVRNIAEVTTAVARGDVSKKITVDARGEILELVTTVNTMVDQLSAFADEVTRVAREVGTEGILGGQARVRGVSGIWKDLTDNVNFMASNLTSQVRNIAEVATAVARGDLSKKITIEAQGEVAALAGTLNTMVDQLSAFAVEVTRVAREVGTDGILGGQAGVPGVAGIWKDLTDNVNLMANNLTGQVRNIALVITAVARGDLSQKIDVDARGEILELKTSINTMVDQLGSFAAEVTRVAREVGTDGILGGQARVPGVDGTWQDLTESVNELANNLTRQVRAIAQVATAVTRGDLSLRIDVDASGELDELKDNINQMIANLRETTRTNQEQDWLKTNLARVTGLLQGRRDLEAVASLIMTELTPVVSAQHGAFFLAQPAGRTAEMITEDDDENDTVLRLIGSYGYQRRAMPTTFRPGESLVGQAAVEKRSIILKEAPPGYLKIASGLGEASPAHVVVLPVLFEGRLLGVIELATFSSFTTVALDFLNQIADLIGVTVNTISVNTKTEGLLLESQRLTAELSMRSAELEARQEELERTNEELQEKAEQLAQQNRDIEIKNSEIEEARQVLEERAEQLALASRYKSEFLANMSHELRTPLNSLLILAKLLSDNNEGNLSPKQVEFADTIHGAGSDLLQLINDILDLSKVEAGKMDVRPAKIALVQLVDYVEAAFRPLTVDKSLDFAVRVSPELPVTLHTDEQRLQQVLRNLLSNAVKFTDSGAVDLYIRPAGADVPQHVREQLLEAGAIGDPDEELVAFSVSDTGIGIPGNKLREIFEAFKQADGGTSRKYGGTGLGLSISREIARLLGGEIHAESELGRGSTFTLYLPLRSEAPDPSVHERPTAPAVRASVGVTPVGTPVPVGENPAEHWAQEVRELAEERRRGAVERRRAAAAEEGLPRQQTEPAARPGAVARPDGRFDGRFDGEQVLIVDDDIRNVFALTSVLEQHGLTVLYAENGREGIEVLEQHEDVALVLMDIMMPEMDGYATTEAIRRMPQFSGLPIIALTAKAMKGDREKSIEAGATDHITKPVETDHLLTVMHHWLEQK
- a CDS encoding response regulator, which codes for MVQKAKILLVDDRPENLLALEAILSALDQTLVRAASGEEALKALLTDDFAVILLDVQMPGMDGFETASHIKRRERTRDIPIIFLTAINHGPHHTFRGYAAGAVDYISKPFDPWVLRAKVSVFVDLYMKNCQLKEQAALLRLQLEAGDAARPALGGALLSELSARLASVEEQAEALTKQLDGADDSGAAATAAHLERKLAGLRRALEALRPGSD